The uncultured Treponema sp. genomic sequence CAAAGAACGGCTACGATGTAAAGCTTAGCGATATTGGCCGCGCGTTCATGGGCTACAAGGATGCAAGCAATGTTGTTTACATAAACGGACTTCCCGGAGTTTATGTTTCAATTACAAAGCAGTCTGGAGAAAACAGCGTTGCGGTTGCCAATGCAGTCTATGAAAAAATCAATGAACTTGAAAAAACACTTCCTGCTGATATTTCGCTTGAAATAATCCGCGACGACACTGAAAGCATCCGCGACACATTGAATACGCTTTTTGATTCAGCGTGGCAAGGACTTTTGCTTGCGGTTGTAATTCTTTTCGTTTTCTTGTGCGCTGTAAAAACTACGATTATCATTGCGGTTTCCGTTCCGCTTTCAATTATAATAACAGTTCTGTGCATGAACTTTGCCGGAATCACATTGAACATGATGACGCTTACCGGATTGATTCTTGGTGTTGGAATGGTTGTTGATGCTTCTGTTGTTATGATTGATAATATTTATTCTTACAGAATGAGAGGCGCAAAACCGAATGTTGCCGCTGTTCTTGGAAGCTCGGAAATGATTCTTTCTGTTGTGTCAGGAAACCTTACAACAATCTGCGTATTTGTTCCGTTTCTTTTCTTTATGAAGGATTTGGGATTCATGGGACAGATGTTCAAGGGAATTATTTTTACAATTGTAATTGCTCTTGTAAGCAGTTTGTTTGTTGCGATTTTTCTTGTTCCGGTTTTGGCAGGACATTTTCTTCCGATTACAAACAGAAATGAAAAGCCTGTTAAGTCCCGCTTCTTTAAAGTTTTGTACGGAATATTCACAAAGTCGCAGGACATTGTTTCCCTTGGATATGAAAAGCTTCTAAAAAAAGCCTTGGACAATCGCGGCGTTACTGTAGTTGTCTGCGTTACAGCTCTTGTTTTTTCTTTTATGCTGATTCCGACTTTGAGAATTCAGCTTATGACTGGCGGACACGACGACAGCGTTTCTGTAAAACTTGGACTTCCTGTTGGAACTTCGCTTGAAGAAACCACGGATGTTGTTTTAAAATTTGAGGAAATTGTAAAGAGTGAAATCAAAGGCTACAAAAATATAATTACAAGCATCGGCTCAAGCTGGAGAAGTTCAGGCTCGTACAATGGAACGATTCAAATTTCCCTGCCGAATTCGGATGAGCAGATTGACAATGACGAAACAATAAAGCAAAAGCTCAGAAAGCATTTTACTGAATTTGCAGGAGTTGACTTTAGTTTTGGGCAGAGCCGACGCCAGCAGATGACAGGAGATGACATAGACGTTGTTCTTAGAAGCTCTAGTTTGGACAGCGCGCTTAATGTTGCAAAAAAAATTCAAGAAGTCATGGCAGCCATTCCAGACATAGGAGAATCTTCGGTTGATACGGACGAAGGTCTTCCGCAGGTTCAGGTTGAAATTGACAGGCAGCGTGCGTATAGTTTTGGCGTGAATGTTGCCACTGTTGCGAACGAAATTCAGGCTAGCATAGAAGGAGTTTCCACAACAACTTACCGCGAAAACGGAGACGATTATACGGTTTATGTAATGCTTCGGCCAGAAGACAGGCAGAAAGTTATTGACCTCGAGCAGATTTACGTGAACGGAACAAACGGACGTGTATGCGTTGCCAATTTTGCAAGAGCAGTAAAAGGCTACGGTCCTGTTACAATCAGCCGTGAAAATCGCCGCCGAATTGTCCACGTTACTGCGGATATTGTTTCGGATGAAAACGCGAATGTTGTTGAGGAAAAAATCAAGGAAGGAATAAAGAATTCGTTTATTGTTCCGGACAATGTTTCTGTGAGCTACGAAGGTTCTTGGAAAGATGTTAAAGAGCAGACTGCGATTTTTGCAAAAATTATGGTCATGGCGATTCTTCTTGTATTCGGTGTAATGGCTGCGACTTACGAAAGTTTTAAAGCTCCGTTTATAAATCTTATGACGATTCCGTTCCTTGCAATCGGCGTTGTTCTTATTTACAAAATCACAGGGCAGTCGTTCAGCTTGCTTTCCGCGGTAGGACTTGTAATGCTTGTTGGAATTGTTGTAAACAACGGAATTATTTTGGTGGACTACACGAATCTTCTTGTGGAACGCGGAATGCCGTTAAAGGAAGCCTGCTACAAAGCTGGATGCTCAAGGCTTAGACCTGTTTTGATGACAACGCTTACAACAATTCTTGGAATGATTCCGATGTGCTTTGCTTCAAGCGGAAGCGCGGGAATGGTTCAGCCTATAAGCGTGGCAGTTGTTGGCGGACTTACAAGCTCCACATTTATAACGCTTTTCTTTATTCCTGTGCTTTATACTTTTGTAATGAAGAAAAAGAAAAATCAGCAGCCAGTTGTTCAGCTTGCTTTGCCGGAGGAAAAATAAATGCAGCGTGTTGAAATAATTTCAAATAAATCTGTTGAAGATGACATTACTCAGGCTTTGGAAGAATATGTTCCAGATATTTTGTACACGAAGTTTCCGCTTGTTTATGGACGCGGCGGAAATGACCGCAAGCTAGGAAACACAACTTGGCCTGAAAAAAATTTTGTGCTTGTAAGCTACATTGAAGATGAGGATTTTCCAAAAGTGCAAGCTGTAATGAAGGCGATAAAGAAAAAGTTTCCCGGCGAAGGAATAAAGATTTTCGCAATCAAAGCAGAAGAGCCGGTTTAAATGAAGAGCTTTCAATCTTGACGGTGAGGCGTAATTTTGGCATACTACTTTACATTGTAATTTAAAGCGACTATATGCCGCAGATTGCTTTTGTAGTCTGCGGATTTTTTTTTTGAATTAGGAAGGCGTGCTATGAAATCAACAAAGTATATTTTTGTTACAGGTGGTGTTGTTTCTGGACTTGGAAAAGGAATTACAGCTGCATCTTTAGGACGTCTGCTCAAGTCGCGCGGACTCAAAGTTGCTTCCCAAAAACTGGATCCGTACATCAACGTTGATCCGGGAACAATGAGCCCTTACCAGCACGGCGAAGTTTATGTAACAGATGACGGCGCGGAAACTGACCTTGACCTTGGACATTACGAGCGTTTCATCGATGAAGACTTGAACAAATTTTCAAATCTCACTTCTGGAAAAGTTTACTGGAACGTTCTCAACAAGGAACGTCGCGGAGAATATCTTGGAGAAACTGTTCAGGTTATTCCGCACATTACAAACGAAATAAAATCATTTATTTACAATGTTGGAAAAACTTCCGGCGCGGACATCGTTATTACAGAAGTCGGCGGAACTACAGGCGACATAGAAAGCCAGCCGTTCCTTGAAGCAATCCGCCAAGTTGGTCTTGAAGTTGGCAGTGAAAATTCGCTTTACATACACGTTACGCTTCTTCCGTTTCTTCATGGTTCTGATGAACACAAGACAAAGCCTACTCAGCATTCCGTAAAGGAACTTCAGGGACTTGGAATTAAGCCGGACATTCTTGTTTTGCGCTGCGATGAAAAACTTGAAGAAAGCATTTTCCGCAAAGTCGCCATGTTCTGCAATGTAAAGCCTGATTGCGTTATAGAAAATCTTACTCTGCCTGTTTTGTATCAAGCTCCGATTATGCTTGAGAAGCTTCACTTTTCAGACATCGTTTGCCGCGAGCTGAATCTTTCCGTTCCTCCTTGCGATTTAACTGAATGGAACAATATGCTTGAAAAAATTCAGAACCGCACAAAGAAAGTTACAATCGGTCTTGTCGGAAAATATGTTCAGCTTCATGATGCTTATCTTTCTGTTGCGGAAGCTTTGCAGCACGCAGGTTATGAGCTTGGCTCTTATGTGAACATAAAATGGATTGACAGCGAGTCTATTTCAAAAGAAAACGTGGACGATATTCTTGGTGGATGCAACGGCGTGATTGTTCCGGGCGGATTCGGTTCACGCGGAATTGAAGGAATGATTGCTTCCGCTGATTATTGCCGTGAGCATAATTTGCCATACCTTGGAATTTGCCTTGGAATGCAGATTGCGGTTATTGCGTTTGCCCGTTCTGTCTGCGGATTCAAGGATGCTAATTCAGGTGAATTTGATGAAAACAGCGCGCACAAGGTAATTGACTTTTTGCCGGACCAAAGTGAATCCGTGAACAAAGGCGGAACTTTGCGTTTGGGAGCTTATCCTTGCAAAATTAAAAAAGGCACTCAAATGTACAAGTGCTACAAGACAGAAGAAATTTCTGAGCGCCACCGCCACCGCTATGAGTTCAACAATGACTTTAGAAGCGCGCTTGAAGATGCCGGACTTACATTGAGCGGAACTTCTCCAGATGGAAATATCATAGAAACTGTTGAATATGACAAGAACAATTTTTATGTTGGCGTTCAGTTCCATCCTGAATTCAAGAGCCGCCCGAACAAGGCACATCCGTTGTTCCTTGGACTTGTAGCCGCCGCCCTTGGTGAGTAGTAAATATAAGATTGTTTTTCTGTTATTGCCGGGCTTGACCCGGCTGTTTTTTTTTCAGAATGTTTTACGAATCGTAGCGTTCTATTATTTCTTCGGCGACTTCACGCTTGCTTTGGCGGTTGTCCATTGAAAGTTTTTCTATGTGCTTGTGGGCATCGCTTTCTGTCATGTTCAGATTTTCGATTAAAAGCCATTTTGCTTTGTTTACAGTTCTTATGTCCTGCATTTTTTCCTGAAGCGTCTTGTTTTTTGCTTCCATTTTTTGCAGCCTGAACGACATTGCGGAAAGCATTTTTATTGCTGTAAAAAACATTTCAGGTGAATTAGGCTTGGGCAAAGTTACAATTCCCTGCTCTTCAACTTTGTACGAAGTTTCCTCATAAAGTTCGCTTTTTACTAGAAGCAGAATTCCCATGTTCAAGTCAGCGAAACTTTCAGTGAACATAATTCCGTGCTCGTCTGGAAGCGGCGAGTCCACAATCAGAATGTCAACAGGAAGTTCAAGCAAAAGCCGGCGCGCCTCGCCACCGGAGGACGCATGAAAAACCGGGAAAAAATCACTTTTGGGTAGTATGCAAGTAATGTTGTCGTGGAAACTTTGTGTTTCAGAGACAATCAAAACTTTTCTTCTGCCTTTTAAAGGAATCATTTTGCGTCCTTTTAAACTTTGAAGAATGAAGTGAAATCCGCGCTAAGATGCTTTTTTACAAACTCGCTGTTTTTGGCAAGTTCTACGGCTTCTCTTAGGCTTTCAGGCAGACGCTCAAGCTTTGAAGTTATTTCGGGGCTTGCAGTTGAAAGGTTCATTTCAATTGGCTCGCAAAGTTTCATGTCTTTTTCAATTCCGTCAAGTCCGGCGTAAATTAAAAGCGAATATGCGATGTATGGATTCGCCATTGGATCTGGAGAGCGTACTTCAAAACGTTTGTGGGAATTTATTGCGGACGGAACTCTTATAAGCTGAGTTCTGTTTTCGTGCGCCCAGCTTACATATTTTGGAGCTTTTCTTGAGCCGAGCCTCTCATAAGAATTTTCCGTTGGATTTAAGAATGCTGTAATTTCCTTTATGTGCGCCATGATTCCCGCCATAAATGCATTCTGAACTTCCTTACCGGAATTTTCCTGCACAGAAATATTTATGTGAAATCCGTTGCCGCTTTCTTCTGGAAGAGGTTTTGGTGAAAAATCCGCATAAAGTCCGTTGCGCACAGCCACAGCTTTTACGACTGTTATAAAATTCATTGTGTTGTCTGCGGCGGTAAGAGCTTGTCCATAGCGGAAGTCAATTTCGTTTTGCCCTGGTCCTTCTTCGTGATGGGAATTTTCCGGGTGAAGATCCATCTGCTCTAAAGTCAGACAGATTTCGCGGCGGATATTTTCGCCCTTGTCTTCTGGAGCAACGTCCATGTAGCCGGCATTGTCAAAAGGAATTTTTGTAGGCTTGCCTTTTTCGTCAGTCTGGAAAAGATAGAATTCGCATTCAGAGCCGAAGTTCACTTTGAGATTTTTTTCTTCCGCTTCTTTAACTGCCTTTTTTAAAATGTTGCGGCAGTCTTTTTCAAATGGAGTTCCGTCGCTTTTTTTTATCTCGCAGAACATACGCACAACTTTTCCGGAAATTGACCGCCACGGAAGAACAGTGAGTGTTGAAGGAATTGGGAAAAGAAAAAGATCAGAATGCGCTTCATCTGTGAATCCGGCAATTGAAGAGCCGTCAAATGCGATTCCTTCTTTGAATGCGCGTTCAAGCTCGTCTGGAATAATTGCGGCGTTTTTTTGATTTCCGAAAATATCACAGAATGCAAGGCGGATAAATTTGACATCTTCCATCTGAACAAATTCAATAACTTCTTCTTTTGTGTAGGACATTTCTTCCTCCAATTTTTGTGCGACGATTTTTTTAGATTAATGGATTGCGGTTTTGCTGTCAATTATTTTTGGGAACTGGTATATTTTATAATAATTAAGCTAATAAATACATAGAAGAATATTGCCACGATTGCCACACGGATTTGGGGATTCTAACGAATCCCAATTTTAGCAAAATAAAATCAAAGGAAAAATTATGCTTGTTGATGGAGAAAAAACGGGGAAAATAATAAATGCTTGCATGAAAGTTCATAATGAACTGGGAAATGGTTTTCTTGAGCCAGTATATCAAGAAGCTTTGGAAGAAGAATTTAAAATCCAAAACATTCCCTATGAAAGAGAGAAATTGCTATCTGTTTTTTATAAAGGCAAAAAGTTGAATAAAGAATATTTTGCTGATTTTTTGTGTTATGGAAGCATTATTGTAGAATTAAAATCTGTAAATTCACTTTCAAAACCCCATAACGCACAGGTTCTGAATTATTTGAATGCTGCGAATCTTGATGTAGGACTTTTAGTAAACTTTGGAGATGTTTCATTAAAATGGGAACGAATAACAAAATTTAAAAAATGAAAACCGTTAGGTTTTCTGAATCCGTGTGGCGATAAAAAATAGATAAGTTGCAAACTCTGCATTTAAATTCCTTGAAATTTCTTTTCAAAAACTCATTGACATTTTTTTGTGAATTAATTAGAGTAGTCCATGTAAACATCAAAGGCGATGTGGCTGAGTGCTAAGTTTTCTTGGCGTTCAATCACATCGCCTTCTTTGTTTTAGATCTATATGGGGGTTAGCAAATGTCTACAAATGTACCAGAATTGTTTGGAAGCATGGTGTTCAATCAGAAAGTAATGAAAGAACGTCTGCCAAAGGAAACATTCAAGGCTTTGAAAAAAACTTTGGATGATGGCGAGCCGCTTAAAATCGATGTAGCGAACCAGGTTGCTCACGCAATGAAAGAATGGGCAATTGAAAAGGGCGCAACGCATTTTACACACTGGTTTCAGCCGCTCACAGGAATTACTGCGGAAAAGCATGACAGCTTTATCACTCCCCAGGATGACGGAACTGTTATCATGTCTTTCAGCGGAAAGGAGCTTGTAAAGGGTGAGCCGGATGCTTCTTCTTTCCCAAGCGGAGGCCGCCGTGCAACTTTTGAAGCCCGCGGTTACACTGTATGGGATCCAACTGCATATCCGTTTGTAAAGGAGCACACTCTTTGTATTCCTACAGCTTTCTGTTCTTACACAGGCGAAGCGTTGGACAAAAAGACTCCGCTCTTGCGTTCAATGGAAGCGCTTAACAAACAGGCTCTTAGAATTCTTAAGCTCTTCGGAAATGAAGACGCTACTCATGTTGCCACAACAGTAGGACCAGAGCAGGAATATTTTATTGTTGACCAAAAACTTTATAGCCAGCGCAAAGACCTACGCATGACAGGACGCACTTTGTTTGGCGCAAAACCTTCAAAAGGCCAGGAAATGGACGACCAGTATTTTGCCGCCCTTAATCCTCGCATTGTTGAATACATGGAAGATTTGAACGATACTCTCTGGAAGTATGGAATTCTTTCAAAGACAGAACATAACGAAGTTGCTCCGGCTCAGCATGAAATGGCTCCAATCTTCACAACAACAAACCTTGCTGCCGACCAGAACCAGCTTACAATGGAAGTTATGAAGAAAGTTGCGCGCCGCCACGGTCTTGTTTGCCTTCTTCACGAAAAACCTTTTGCAGGTCTTAACGGAAGCGGAAAGCACAACAACTGGTCTATGTCTACAAACCTTGGTGAAAACCTTCTTGAGCCAGGAAAAACTCCAGAGAAAAACGCGCAGTTCCTTTTGTTCCTTACAGCCGTAATTAAAGCTGTAGATGAAAATCAGGACTTGCTTAGAATTTCTGTTGCTTCTGCCGGAAACGATCACCGTCTTGGAGCAAATGAAGCGCCGCCAGCAATTATTTCAATGTATCTTGGCGATGAGCTTTATGCTGTTCTTGAATCTATAAAAGACGGAAAGCCTCTTGGTGAGCATGGAGCACAGAAGATGACAATTGGAGTTGACGTTCTTCCGCCAATTCCAAAAGATTCAACTGACCGCAACAGAACTTCTCCATTTGCTTTCACTGGAAACAAATTTGAATTCCGTTCATGCGGCTCTTCACTTTCAATTTCCGGTCCGAACACAACATTGGATTCAATCGTTGCATATACTCTCAAGGAATTTGCAGATGAGCTTGAAAAGGCAAGTGACTTTGACGCTGCTCTTGCTGAACTTATCAAGCGCGAAGTTACAAAGCACTGGAGAGTTATCTTCAACGGAAACGGCTACGATTCAAGCTGGGTTGATGAAGCTGAAAAGCGCGGACTTTTGAATCTTCGCACTCTTCCTGATGCAATGGCTCACTACCTTGATTCCAAGAACGTCAAGCTCTTTACAGAAATGGGTGTTTATACAGATGTTGAAATGAACAGCCACTATGAAATCAAGCTTGAAAAATATGCGCAGATTCTGAATATTGAAGTCCAGACAATGCTTGAAATGATTAGCAAGGATATTCTTCCTGCCGCATTCAAGTACATGGATTCAGTAAGCAAGACTGCAATTGACCTCAAGGCTGTTGTTCCGGGCGCAAAGGCAAGCGCGCAGGCAGAACTTCTTTCTAAGCTGGACACTCTTGTAAACAGCTTGGCAGAAAAAGCCGCAAAACTTGACAAGCTTCACGAAGCTGCACAGAATGCCGGCGACTGCATGAAGATTGCCCGCGCTTATGTTGATACAGTTATTCCTGCAATGACAGAAGCCCGCGATGTCGCTGATGAAATCGAGCCTTTGCTTGGAGAAGAATACAAGCCGTTCCCAAGTTACGAGGATTTGCTTTTTAGAGTGTAATTTATTGAATAGCATTTTGACTCCTTAAAAATACACTTTTCCCCGGTATGGTTTTTCTGTGCCGGGGATTCTTGTTTTAAATTTCCATGTTTTTGTGTTATAATTTTACGCATGAAATTCAAAAAGCCGCTGGTTTCGGTTTGCATTCCGGTTTATGGAACGGAAAATGTTTTAAGAAAATGCCTTGACTCTGTGGCTATGCAGGATTTTGCGGAAAAGGAAATTGTTGTTGTAAGCGATGCTTCCTGCGGAGTCAATGAAAAAGGCGAGGATGCAAAAAAAATCGTAAAGAAGTTTTCCAAGGAAACAAAAATTCCAGTTGTGTTCAAGGAGCATTTGAACAACCTTGGAATTCTTGAAACCCGGCGCGACTTGCTTTCATTTTCCAGCGGAGATTTTATTTTTTATATTGACAGCGACGACTATTTGGAAGGAAGCAACGCAATTTCATTTTTGTACAACAAAGCGCAACGAACCAACGCTGACATAGTAAATTCCACGGCTATTGCAGTTACAGAAAATCCAGAAAAAAATTCAGCGCAGCAAAAGCATCTTCAGGAAAAAATAGGCAAGATAACTTTGGGCGAGCTTTTTGGAAATCAGATTGCGGAAGACTGTTTTGTAAATTGCAAGCACTGCGGATTTTTGTGGGGCAAGCTTATAAAAAGGTCTTTGATGGAAAAAGCGTTTTCTTTTATTCCGTTTACAGAATGCACCATGGCGGAAGATCTTTGTCTTTACTTTTTTGTTTCGATTTTTGCAAAAAAATATTTTGGAGTTCAGGAACGTTTTTATAGATATTCTGTAGATTCAGGAATTTCAAGCGCGCAAACAATTACGGACATTGGACGGTGGCAGCGTGTGTGTTCTGCGGCATCGGCTTTTGTTCCAATTGTGCAGTTTATACAGTCGCCAGAAGGGAATTGTCTTAGCACTTCTTTAATTGAAAGCATGAAGGCTGCTTGCAATAATTTTGTGGCGAACAATTTAAAGCAGCTTGAACAGCGTGTTGCGCCGGAACTAAAAGAGCAGGCATACAGTCTTCTTTGCGAATATTGGGGCGAAGACTACGTAAAAACAATTGAGCGAGCAATAGAAGTGCAAAAATAAATTTTCTAAAAAAATATATTGACATTTTTTTTTCAGAATGATAAAACTAGAACATCAGTTGACAACGGAGTCACAGATTGCCTTGGGCAGTTTGTGGCTTTTTTTGTTTTAAACTGAATAACTTGTGAAAAGCGACAATGGTGTCGGTTAAGAGATTCCGATGTGGAATTCTCTTGTCGGTATCACTGTCGCTTTTTTATTTTCATTACCGTCTTTTTAGACAAGGGGTTTTTATGGAAGATGTAATGCAAGCTGTTCAAAGCGTCTCCAAGGATTTATGGGGCGTGTGGTTCTTGCTTGGTGCTGCCTTGGTATTCTGGATGCAGGCAGGATTCGCAATGGTTGAAACCGGTTTTACTCGTGCTAAAAATACCGGCAACATTATTATGAAAAACCTGATGGACTTCTGTATTGGTACAGTTGTTTTCATCCTTATTGGTTTTGGTCTTTTCCTTGGTGAAAATATGCTTTTTGGTTTTATGGGAAAACCTAACTGGCAGATATTTACAGACTATGCAAACTTTGACTGGTCTGGCTTTGTGTTCAACCTTGTATTCTGCGCTACAACAGCGACAATTGTTTCTGGCGCAATGGCAGAACGCACAAAGTTTCTTTCATACTGCGTTTATTCAGCTGTAATTTCAGCAGTAATTTATCCGATTGAAGCTCACTGGACTTGGGGCGGCGGTTGGCTTGCTCAGCTTGGATTCCACGACTTTGCAGGTTCAAACTGTATCCACATGGTCGGCGGTATCTGCGCTTTGATTGGAGCTGCAATGGTAGGTCCTCGTATTGGAAAGTTTACAAAGAACGCTGATGGTTCTATAAAGGTAAATGCTTTCCCAGGACACAATATTCCGATTGGCGCGCTTGGCGTGTTTATCTTGTGGTTGGGTTGGTACGGATTCAACGGTGCGGCTGCAACTTCTGTTCCGCAGCTTGGAAGCATCTTTGTTGCTACAACAATTGCTCCGGCTCTTGCAACCGTTACTTGTATGATTTTTACTTGGATAAAATTCGGCAAGCCTGATGTTTCAATGTGCTTGAACGCTTCTTTGGCTGGTCTTGTTGCAATCACAGCTCCTTGTGATGTTGCGGATGCTTTGGGCGCTTCAATCATCGGTATTGTTGCAGGTCTTTTGGTTGTATTTGGTGTTTGGTTCTTGGACAACAAGCTCCGTGTAGATGACCCTGTTGGTGCTGTTGCTGTTCACTGCTTAAACGGTATTTGGGGAACAATTGCGGTTGGTCTTTTTGCAAGCCCTTCAGTTCCTGGATATTCACTTGCAAACAAAGCAGGCGAGCAGATTTCAGGACTTTTCTACGGCGGCGGACTTGAATGTCTTGGGCTTCAGGTTCTTGGAATGGTCTGCACAATCGCATGGACTGTTGTAACAATTACGATTTTGTTCTTTGTAATCAAGAAGATTTTTGGATTGCGTGTATCTGCGGAAGAGGAAATCATCGGTCTTGACAAGCTTGAGCATGGTCTTGATTCAGGTTATGCAGGATTTATGACACCTTACAGCACAGAAGAAATTGCCGAAGCTGCTGAAGCTGGCGTTGCAATTCCAATGCATGAAGCTGTTCCAGTTGTTGCTCCTGCCACAACTCCTTCTTCTAAGGATGCTGCGGTTCACAAGGTTGTAATTATAACACGCCAGAACAAGTTCAACGCACTTAAAGTTGCCATGAACTCCATTGGTGTAACTGGAATGACAGTTATAAATGTTATGGGATGCGGAATGCAGAAAGGCGCAAGCGAGTACTACCGCGGTGTTCCAGTTGAAATCAACCTGCTGCCAAAAATCAAGGTAGAGATTGTAGTTTCAAAAGTTCCTGTATCGACTGTTGTGGAAAGCGCAAAGAAAGCCTTGTATACAGGACACATCGGAGACGGAAAGATTTTCGTTTACCCTGTTGAAAATGTAATCAAGGTTCGCACTGGTGAATCTGGATACGATGCCCTTCAGGACGAAGAGTAGCATTTAGAAAAAAAAGGCAGGCTTGGAGAAAGAAGAATCTCCAGGTCTGTCTTAGTTTTAAATTGAAAATCCGCGGAGAAATCCGCAGGTTAT encodes the following:
- a CDS encoding ammonium transporter; its protein translation is MEDVMQAVQSVSKDLWGVWFLLGAALVFWMQAGFAMVETGFTRAKNTGNIIMKNLMDFCIGTVVFILIGFGLFLGENMLFGFMGKPNWQIFTDYANFDWSGFVFNLVFCATTATIVSGAMAERTKFLSYCVYSAVISAVIYPIEAHWTWGGGWLAQLGFHDFAGSNCIHMVGGICALIGAAMVGPRIGKFTKNADGSIKVNAFPGHNIPIGALGVFILWLGWYGFNGAAATSVPQLGSIFVATTIAPALATVTCMIFTWIKFGKPDVSMCLNASLAGLVAITAPCDVADALGASIIGIVAGLLVVFGVWFLDNKLRVDDPVGAVAVHCLNGIWGTIAVGLFASPSVPGYSLANKAGEQISGLFYGGGLECLGLQVLGMVCTIAWTVVTITILFFVIKKIFGLRVSAEEEIIGLDKLEHGLDSGYAGFMTPYSTEEIAEAAEAGVAIPMHEAVPVVAPATTPSSKDAAVHKVVIITRQNKFNALKVAMNSIGVTGMTVINVMGCGMQKGASEYYRGVPVEINLLPKIKVEIVVSKVPVSTVVESAKKALYTGHIGDGKIFVYPVENVIKVRTGESGYDALQDEE
- a CDS encoding glycosyltransferase family 2 protein, whose protein sequence is MKFKKPLVSVCIPVYGTENVLRKCLDSVAMQDFAEKEIVVVSDASCGVNEKGEDAKKIVKKFSKETKIPVVFKEHLNNLGILETRRDLLSFSSGDFIFYIDSDDYLEGSNAISFLYNKAQRTNADIVNSTAIAVTENPEKNSAQQKHLQEKIGKITLGELFGNQIAEDCFVNCKHCGFLWGKLIKRSLMEKAFSFIPFTECTMAEDLCLYFFVSIFAKKYFGVQERFYRYSVDSGISSAQTITDIGRWQRVCSAASAFVPIVQFIQSPEGNCLSTSLIESMKAACNNFVANNLKQLEQRVAPELKEQAYSLLCEYWGEDYVKTIERAIEVQK